In Nocardioides cavernae, a single genomic region encodes these proteins:
- a CDS encoding GNAT family N-acetyltransferase, giving the protein MLSLQIDDARLSDLEPWHAEQLAGLFQAHGADFYDWLPWEGFEDVEGARGFLESFAKGRGEGTRRLYGIWVDDELVGGTLFPSINARSRIAEAGVFLAASARGRGIVTRAVAAMLDWAFVERGLHRVEWRCAPGNQASRRVAERLGFTHEGTLREVFPVREERQDLEVWALLARDWSGLPKT; this is encoded by the coding sequence GTGCTGAGCCTGCAGATCGACGACGCCCGCCTGTCCGACCTCGAGCCGTGGCACGCCGAGCAGCTCGCCGGCCTGTTCCAGGCGCACGGCGCCGACTTCTACGACTGGCTGCCGTGGGAGGGCTTCGAGGACGTCGAAGGAGCTCGCGGCTTCCTCGAGTCCTTCGCCAAGGGGCGCGGCGAGGGCACCCGCCGGCTCTACGGCATCTGGGTCGACGACGAGCTGGTCGGCGGCACGCTCTTCCCGAGCATCAACGCCCGCTCGCGGATCGCCGAGGCGGGCGTCTTCCTGGCGGCCTCGGCCCGCGGGCGCGGCATCGTCACCCGGGCGGTGGCGGCGATGCTCGACTGGGCGTTCGTCGAGCGCGGGCTGCACCGCGTCGAGTGGCGATGCGCCCCGGGCAACCAGGCCAGCCGGCGTGTCGCCGAGCGGCTCGGCTTCACCCACGAGGGCACGCTGCGCGAGGTGTTCCCCGTGCGCGAGGAGCGGCAGGACCTCGAGGTCTGGGCGCTCCTGGCTCGCGACTGGTCCGGCCTCCCAAAAACTTGA
- a CDS encoding Fur family transcriptional regulator — protein sequence MEDHNFEHLLRSADLRVTRPRLAVLRAVRRQPHADTGSVLAAVRTEEPTVSHQAVYDVLGALTDSGLVRRIQPAGSVARYELRVGDNHHHAVCRSCGVVADVDCAVGVRPCLHASETNGFVIDEAEVTYWGMCPQCASAPDPSTVRSN from the coding sequence ATGGAGGACCACAACTTCGAGCACCTGCTGCGTAGCGCTGACCTGCGGGTCACCCGACCGCGACTCGCCGTGCTGAGGGCCGTACGCCGCCAGCCGCACGCCGACACCGGCAGCGTCCTCGCCGCGGTGCGCACCGAGGAGCCGACCGTCTCCCACCAGGCCGTCTACGACGTCCTCGGCGCCCTCACCGACTCCGGCCTGGTCCGCCGGATCCAGCCTGCCGGGTCGGTCGCGCGCTACGAGCTGCGCGTCGGCGACAACCACCACCACGCGGTCTGCCGCTCGTGCGGCGTCGTCGCCGATGTCGACTGCGCCGTCGGCGTACGCCCCTGCCTCCACGCCTCCGAGACCAACGGCTTCGTCATCGACGAGGCCGAGGTCACCTACTGGGGGATGTGCCCCCAGTGCGCCTCAGCTCCAGATCCGTCCACTGTCCGCAGCAACTGA
- the katG gene encoding catalase/peroxidase HPI, whose translation MNEDAPAGKCPVLHDGGVHPTQGDANSAWWPERLNLRILAKNQPVVNPLGEEFDYAAAFATLDLGAVKSDIAAVLKDSQDWWPADFGHYGPLMIRMAWHSAGTYRVQDGRGGGGTGQQRFAPLNSWPDNGNLDKARRLLWPVKKKYGNALSWADLMILTGNVALEDMGFETFGFAGGRVDAWEPDDDVYWGPETEWLGGDRGGEQRYSGDRELDNPLAAVQMGLIYVNPEGPEGNPDPILAAHDIRDTFGRMAMNDEETVALIAGGHTFGKTHGAADPGEYVGPEPEAAPIETGGLGWLSKYGSGVGKDAITSGLEVTWTDVPTQWSNRFFEILFEHEWELETSPAGASQWVAKDAEAIIPAPDEGGAKRKPTMLTTDLALRMDPAYEAISRRFLENPDDFADAFARAWFKLTHRDMGPVARYLGPEVPSEELLWQDPIPAPAHTASAETIAAVKQKIADAGLPVSQLVSTAWAAASSYRGSDKRGGANGGRIRLEPQRSWEVNDPKQLAGVVSVLEGIAAGADITFADTVVLAGNVGVEQAAAAAGVTVEVPFTPGRGDATQEQTDVESFAWLEPKADGFRNYVRSDAKLPAEYLLVDKANLLNLSAPELTVLVGGLRVLGANTAASTDGVLTERPGQLTNDFFVNLLDLGTVWSPAGSNDRFEASTGGNAWTGTRADLVFASNSELRAVAEVYAQDGAEERFVHDFVAAWAKVMDNDRYDVKA comes from the coding sequence ATGAACGAGGACGCCCCCGCGGGCAAGTGCCCCGTGCTGCACGACGGTGGCGTCCACCCGACCCAGGGTGACGCCAACAGCGCGTGGTGGCCCGAGCGGCTCAACCTCCGGATCCTCGCGAAGAACCAGCCCGTGGTGAACCCGCTCGGCGAGGAGTTCGACTACGCCGCCGCCTTCGCCACCCTCGACCTGGGTGCCGTGAAGTCCGACATCGCCGCGGTCCTCAAGGACAGCCAGGACTGGTGGCCCGCCGACTTCGGCCACTACGGCCCGCTGATGATCCGGATGGCCTGGCACAGCGCCGGCACCTACCGCGTCCAGGACGGTCGCGGCGGCGGTGGCACCGGCCAGCAGCGCTTCGCCCCGCTCAACTCGTGGCCCGACAACGGCAACCTCGACAAGGCCCGACGCCTGCTGTGGCCGGTCAAGAAGAAGTACGGCAACGCCCTCTCGTGGGCCGACCTGATGATCCTCACCGGAAACGTCGCGCTCGAGGACATGGGCTTCGAGACCTTCGGCTTCGCGGGCGGCCGCGTCGACGCGTGGGAGCCGGACGACGACGTCTACTGGGGCCCCGAGACCGAGTGGCTCGGCGGCGACCGCGGTGGCGAGCAGCGCTACTCCGGCGACCGCGAGCTCGACAACCCGCTCGCCGCGGTCCAGATGGGCCTGATCTACGTCAACCCGGAGGGCCCGGAGGGCAACCCCGACCCGATCCTCGCCGCGCACGACATCCGCGACACCTTCGGCCGGATGGCGATGAACGACGAGGAGACCGTCGCGCTCATCGCCGGCGGTCACACCTTCGGCAAGACCCACGGCGCGGCCGACCCCGGTGAGTACGTCGGCCCCGAGCCCGAGGCCGCGCCGATCGAGACCGGTGGTCTCGGCTGGCTGAGCAAGTACGGGTCCGGTGTCGGGAAGGACGCCATCACATCCGGCCTCGAGGTCACCTGGACCGACGTGCCGACCCAGTGGAGCAACCGCTTCTTCGAGATCCTCTTCGAGCACGAGTGGGAGCTCGAGACGTCACCGGCCGGCGCCAGCCAGTGGGTCGCCAAGGACGCCGAGGCGATCATCCCGGCGCCCGACGAGGGCGGTGCCAAGCGCAAGCCGACGATGCTCACGACGGACCTGGCGCTGCGGATGGACCCGGCCTACGAGGCGATCTCGCGCCGGTTCCTGGAGAACCCCGACGACTTCGCCGACGCCTTCGCCCGTGCCTGGTTCAAGCTGACCCACCGCGACATGGGCCCCGTCGCCCGCTACCTCGGCCCCGAGGTCCCCTCCGAGGAGCTCCTCTGGCAGGACCCGATCCCGGCGCCGGCGCACACCGCGTCCGCCGAGACCATCGCCGCGGTCAAGCAGAAGATCGCCGATGCCGGCCTCCCGGTCAGCCAGCTGGTGTCGACCGCCTGGGCCGCAGCGTCGTCGTACCGCGGCTCCGACAAGCGCGGTGGCGCCAACGGTGGTCGCATCCGCCTCGAGCCGCAGCGCAGCTGGGAGGTCAACGACCCGAAGCAGCTCGCCGGCGTCGTCTCGGTGCTGGAGGGCATCGCCGCGGGTGCTGACATCACCTTCGCCGACACCGTGGTGCTGGCCGGCAACGTCGGTGTCGAGCAGGCGGCGGCCGCGGCCGGCGTCACCGTCGAGGTGCCGTTCACCCCGGGTCGCGGCGACGCGACCCAGGAGCAGACCGACGTCGAGTCGTTCGCCTGGCTCGAGCCGAAGGCTGACGGCTTCCGCAACTACGTGCGGTCCGACGCCAAGCTGCCGGCGGAGTACCTCCTCGTCGACAAGGCCAACCTGCTCAACCTCAGCGCTCCTGAGCTGACGGTGCTGGTCGGTGGCCTCCGCGTGCTGGGCGCCAACACCGCGGCCTCGACCGACGGCGTGCTCACCGAGCGTCCCGGCCAGCTGACCAACGACTTCTTCGTCAACCTGCTCGACCTCGGCACGGTCTGGTCGCCTGCGGGCTCCAACGACCGCTTCGAGGCCAGCACGGGCGGCAACGCGTGGACCGGCACGCGCGCCGACCTGGTGTTCGCGTCGAACTCCGAGCTGCGCGCGGTCGCGGAGGTCTACGCCCAGGACGGTGCCGAGGAGAGGTTCGTGCACGACTTCGTCGCTGCGTGGGCGAAGGTCATGGACAACGACCGCTACGACGTGAAGGCCTGA
- a CDS encoding carboxymuconolactone decarboxylase family protein, with the protein MSETRVPPAEMTGAYAALVKAAIRKKLGGVPAGLQVMWHHRDVLRDTMKFGRRSERWDRLDHTLATLATMTAAAEVGCSFCLDFHYFLSQDKGLGEEKAREVPRWRDSTVYTPVERRVMAYAAAMCQTPVEVTDEMSAALLDDLGPDGLVELTARVGVMNMTARGNVALGIRSEHYSDACGLPPMAERTDVASTS; encoded by the coding sequence ATGAGCGAGACCCGAGTCCCGCCCGCGGAGATGACCGGTGCGTACGCCGCCCTGGTGAAGGCCGCGATCCGCAAGAAGCTCGGCGGCGTGCCGGCCGGCCTGCAGGTGATGTGGCACCACCGGGACGTCCTCCGCGACACCATGAAGTTCGGCCGGCGCTCGGAGAGGTGGGACCGGCTCGACCACACCCTCGCCACGCTCGCGACGATGACGGCCGCAGCCGAGGTCGGCTGCAGCTTCTGCCTCGACTTCCACTACTTCCTGTCGCAGGACAAGGGGCTCGGCGAGGAGAAGGCCCGCGAGGTGCCGCGCTGGCGTGACTCGACGGTCTACACACCGGTCGAGCGGCGCGTGATGGCGTACGCCGCGGCGATGTGCCAGACGCCCGTGGAGGTGACCGACGAGATGTCCGCTGCGCTGCTGGACGACCTCGGGCCGGACGGGCTCGTGGAGCTGACCGCCCGGGTCGGCGTGATGAACATGACCGCCCGCGGCAACGTCGCCCTCGGCATCCGCTCCGAGCACTACTCGGACGCGTGCGGCCTGCCACCGATGGCCGAGCGCACCGACGTAGCCTCGACGTCATGA
- a CDS encoding RNA polymerase sigma-70 factor, giving the protein MIEAPVDDPFVEHRNLLFTVAYELLGSAADAEDVVQESWLKWERVDRTGVRDPRAYAVRIVARSALDRLRTVARRREDYIGPWLPEPLLTAPDVAADVELADSLSTAMLMVLETLEPTERAVFVLREVFDVPYDDLAEAVGRTPAAVRQIAHRARTHVAERRPRGVVSRSDTARALAAFTRAIETGDLQELADLLAPDVVAFGDGGGVKQALPRPVAGAEKVAKLLSHGMRTVAGRLTAEVVEVNGWPGLLLRLDGEVDSVLTVRVEEGLVTAVYTVRNPEKLSAVGAAVGVTR; this is encoded by the coding sequence ATGATCGAGGCGCCGGTCGACGACCCGTTCGTGGAGCACCGCAACCTCCTCTTCACCGTCGCCTACGAGCTGCTCGGCTCGGCCGCCGACGCCGAGGACGTCGTGCAGGAGTCCTGGCTGAAGTGGGAGCGGGTCGACCGGACGGGGGTACGCGACCCGCGGGCGTACGCGGTACGTATCGTCGCGCGGAGCGCCCTCGACCGGCTCCGGACCGTGGCCCGACGCCGCGAGGACTACATCGGGCCGTGGCTCCCCGAGCCGTTGCTCACCGCGCCCGACGTGGCCGCCGACGTCGAGCTGGCCGACTCGCTGTCGACCGCCATGCTGATGGTGCTCGAGACGCTGGAGCCCACCGAGCGCGCGGTCTTCGTGCTGCGCGAGGTGTTCGACGTCCCCTACGACGACCTCGCCGAGGCGGTCGGCCGGACCCCGGCGGCCGTGCGCCAGATCGCCCACCGCGCCCGGACGCACGTCGCCGAGCGGCGGCCTCGCGGCGTGGTCTCCCGGTCCGACACTGCGCGGGCGCTGGCGGCGTTCACCCGGGCGATCGAGACGGGGGATCTCCAGGAGCTCGCCGACCTCCTCGCTCCCGACGTCGTCGCCTTCGGCGACGGAGGCGGCGTCAAGCAGGCCCTGCCCCGCCCGGTCGCGGGCGCCGAGAAGGTCGCCAAGCTGCTCAGCCACGGCATGCGCACCGTCGCCGGCCGGCTCACCGCCGAGGTGGTGGAGGTCAACGGGTGGCCCGGCCTGCTGCTACGGCTCGACGGCGAGGTGGACTCCGTCCTCACGGTGCGAGTCGAGGAGGGCCTGGTCACCGCGGTCTACACGGTGCGCAACCCCGAGAAGCTCTCTGCGGTCGGCGCTGCGGTGGGAGTCACCCGCTAG
- a CDS encoding hemerythrin domain-containing protein — protein MGDGEKARLVAWGREMRAVHDRLRGALRLSQEAVVAGRELPDPGRELLLFCHGFCSALDGHHRGEDALLFPAIEATHADLSVQLRKLEQDHAMIGTLLAGLQSAVSRTASPEVLGQHLDGLAAIMESHFGFEERTLVAILDRLELDATVADVLGPL, from the coding sequence GTGGGTGACGGGGAGAAGGCCAGGCTGGTCGCCTGGGGTCGAGAGATGCGGGCGGTGCACGACCGCTTGCGCGGGGCACTGCGGTTGTCGCAGGAGGCTGTCGTCGCGGGGCGCGAGCTGCCCGACCCGGGCCGAGAGCTGCTGCTGTTCTGCCACGGCTTCTGCTCGGCCCTCGACGGCCACCACCGGGGTGAGGACGCGCTGCTCTTCCCGGCGATCGAAGCCACGCACGCCGACCTGTCGGTGCAGCTGCGCAAGCTCGAGCAGGACCACGCGATGATCGGCACGCTCCTGGCGGGGCTGCAGTCGGCGGTCTCCCGGACGGCATCGCCCGAGGTGCTCGGCCAGCACCTCGATGGCCTCGCAGCGATCATGGAGTCTCACTTCGGCTTCGAGGAACGCACCCTCGTCGCGATCCTCGACCGGTTGGAGCTGGACGCGACGGTGGCGGACGTCCTCGGCCCGCTCTAG
- a CDS encoding bleomycin resistance protein, protein MVDHATPNLPSRDLDATAGFYAALGFATAYHDPGWLILERGTLVLEFFPDPGMDPASTASSCCLRVDDVDGLYDVCVAAGLPATHLGWPRLHPPRVEDSGMRIGYLVDADGNLLRLVQNP, encoded by the coding sequence ATGGTCGACCACGCCACGCCCAACCTCCCGTCGCGTGACCTCGACGCGACGGCCGGCTTCTACGCCGCGCTCGGGTTCGCGACGGCGTACCACGACCCGGGCTGGCTGATCCTGGAGCGCGGCACCCTGGTGCTCGAGTTCTTCCCCGACCCCGGCATGGACCCGGCCTCGACCGCCTCGAGCTGCTGCCTGCGGGTCGACGACGTCGATGGGTTGTACGACGTGTGCGTGGCGGCCGGGCTGCCCGCGACCCACCTCGGGTGGCCGCGGCTCCACCCGCCGCGCGTCGAGGACTCGGGGATGAGGATCGGCTACCTCGTGGACGCCGACGGCAACCTGCTCCGGCTCGTGCAGAACCCTTAG
- a CDS encoding MOSC domain-containing protein has translation MTSRVHAIHLAPGRKIPTKSVDSVEAEAGVGLVGDRYHGAKHRHVTVQSLDDLEAAAEVLGRPVDPGLTRRNITLTTGPIPTRPGERMRIADVDLEVVRIAAPCRLLDDWLGPGAMQALRSPRGGTVFRLLGSGTIRVGDEAVAGPVPG, from the coding sequence GTGACCTCGCGCGTGCACGCCATCCACCTCGCCCCCGGGCGGAAGATCCCCACGAAGTCGGTGGACTCCGTCGAGGCGGAGGCGGGCGTCGGCCTGGTCGGCGACCGTTACCACGGGGCGAAGCACCGGCACGTGACCGTGCAGTCGCTCGACGACCTGGAGGCGGCGGCCGAGGTGCTCGGGCGGCCGGTCGACCCGGGCCTCACCCGCCGCAACATCACGCTGACGACCGGGCCGATCCCGACGCGACCGGGAGAGCGGATGCGGATCGCGGACGTCGACCTCGAGGTGGTGCGCATCGCGGCTCCCTGCCGCCTCCTCGACGACTGGCTCGGCCCCGGCGCCATGCAGGCGCTGCGCTCACCGCGCGGCGGCACGGTGTTCCGGCTGCTGGGATCGGGCACGATCCGCGTCGGTGACGAGGCGGTGGCGGGACCCGTCCCGGGCTAA
- a CDS encoding DinB family protein codes for MSDLRDPKAALLRYLQDARDALLWKLEGLGERDLRLPRTPTGTNLLGIVRHVANVEIGYFGPTFGREWHDPDHPLFVSDPDYDADPQADWWVPASVPAAEVVDFYRAVWAFSDATVAELPLDAAGAVPWWSAAHRDVTLHRVLVHVLADLTRHAGHADILREDIDGAAGLKVVATNMPDVDWPAYVDKLTREADKHAR; via the coding sequence ATGAGCGATCTCCGTGACCCGAAGGCGGCCCTCCTCCGCTACCTCCAGGACGCGCGAGACGCCCTGCTCTGGAAGCTCGAGGGGCTCGGCGAGCGCGACCTGCGGCTCCCGCGCACGCCCACCGGGACCAACCTGCTCGGCATCGTCCGGCACGTCGCCAACGTGGAGATCGGCTACTTCGGACCGACCTTCGGGCGCGAGTGGCACGACCCCGACCACCCGCTCTTCGTGTCGGACCCGGACTACGACGCCGACCCGCAGGCCGACTGGTGGGTACCCGCCTCGGTCCCGGCGGCGGAGGTCGTCGACTTCTACCGGGCGGTGTGGGCGTTCAGCGACGCGACGGTGGCCGAGCTCCCGCTCGACGCTGCCGGGGCGGTCCCGTGGTGGTCGGCCGCACACCGCGACGTCACGCTCCACCGGGTGCTCGTCCACGTCCTCGCCGACCTCACCCGGCACGCCGGGCACGCCGACATCCTGCGCGAGGACATCGACGGGGCCGCCGGCCTGAAGGTCGTCGCGACCAACATGCCCGACGTGGACTGGCCGGCGTACGTCGACAAGCTGACCCGCGAGGCTGACAAGCACGCGCGGTGA